The Vigna angularis cultivar LongXiaoDou No.4 chromosome 6, ASM1680809v1, whole genome shotgun sequence genome contains the following window.
TGTGACTAATGTTTGGAGGGGATTCCTGGAAAAATTTAACAACAATAAGACCTATGTTAAACttatacaaaaaatttacctgCCTCCTACCTAAAACTTAATAGTAGACTTCTTCCTTAATATTCATGTTATCCAATAGATTAATAGGGATATAATGGTATTAATACCTAATAATTTCTTCATGACAAGTTAATTTtgcttaaaatttaaattgttcataAATCTGCAATAGATTCTCGAATAGTGTATATGTTTGTGTCTATGACCTTCAAGTGTTATACAGTGGTGGTAGCAGCTGCTTATCCTAGTTTCCGATGTGAGTTGTAATGCACAAATAAATTATGCAGGGGTTGACTAACGAGCGTATGATCGATGAAGTAAAGAAGTATGTAGAGTACGTAAAATTTAAGTACCCTTACTGGAACAGAACCTTGGGTGCTGATCATTTTTTTGTGACTTGCCACGACATCGGAGTCAAGGCTACTAAAGGAGTTCCACATCTGATGAAAAATTCTATTAGAGTGGTTTGTTCATCACGTTATGACGACGATGATTATATTCCACACAAGGATGTTACCCTACCACAAGTGCAGCTACCATTTTTTCACCCTCCAGGAGGGAATGACTTCAAGAATAGGTTAGctttatactttattttgttcTATTCTAAATCAGTCCAACAGAATTAGTATCTGAAAAAACTAGAACTCTTTCACTCCCCAGAAACAGAAATTTCATTTCATGACAATGGAAATATTGCAGGAACACACTTGCTTTCTGGGCTGGTCTTTCTGACTCAACATTGAAAGATAATCTAAAAGCTATCTGGGACAATGATACTGAACTAGACATCCAGAACAACAGAATTGATTTTCGATCGACTGGACAAGTAGTATTCATGGAGAGACTTTATAAATCCAAGTTTTGTTTGTGCCCTCATGGGCCTATCGGCAGCAGTCGTATCTCAGACTCGATCCACTTTGGGTGTGTACCAGGTAAACCATATCTGGCAGCTGAAAATCACAACTTCTTGTGCTCAATATTTTGCTAGTTACCTCCTCATTATTAACTTGTCTATATCTCTTCGGCAAAGCACATGGACGTGACCTTTTGCATCAAGAAAACTGTTCTAGCTCTTGTAAAGAGTCTCCAGACTCGAATAGGGAGCAACCTGCTGTATTACTCTACCCGACGGTTTTGCTCTCGAAAACATACTTTTTGCTCATTTGAAACATAGAATAATACTCTTAAGTTACTAATCAACTTAGCCCTATTCCCACTCTTGGCCATGAAAGATGTGAggatatattcttttattaaatttcatttgctTCACAAAAGCTGGGAATGTGCAGCTAACCTATTACATAGAAATAGAAGGATAAAGTTTAGcaaaaactaataaagaaaaaaattgttaaggtAAAAAGATCCCTTCTCGAGTGCACCTCACCAGTTACTGAATCATGTCGGTAGCCCCTGCTATTGCATCTGATCTAAGTATCTTTTACCTGGGCATATCATGTAAATTGGTTGTGGCTGCACATTCCCTACTACGGTATTTAACCTATTACCTTCTAAGTTTTCACTCCAGCCATTTCTGCAATTCACAATGGAAAATGCTACGTAGCTTACCTCAAACTTTTCGTTTTACTTCACATATAAGCTATGCCGTTAGTTgccataaataaaaaatatgctGTTGATCATCTCCCTTGTTTGTCTTGAAATACTGTTCCCTAATGGAAGCTCTTGCCGGTCTTTCTACAGTTATCATGTCAAACTATTATGACTTGCCTTTTAATGATATTCTGGATTGGAGGAAATTCTCTGTTATGCTGAAGGAGACTGACGTTTATCGGCTCAAAGATATTCTCAAAAGCATATCTACGAAACATTTCATGATATTGAATCAGAACTTAGTAAAGGTACCATCAATTTAAAGTTCAATTTATCAACCTATAAATATTATGCGATTTGATGAGAGATTGTGAAGGTAGGATAGTAGTAAAAGAACTGATGTTTATCGTAGGATAAGAAATTGGAAGTTTGACATCTACTTTCTTTTCAGTTACATCATCCTTCCAAATTTCTAAATCAAAGAAAGGAAATGAGACATTGAGTATTGCTCGTCAGAAGATAATAACTCCTATTTTTCCTGTCTCTCTTTTAATTTGTTGCTTTTGTTGTTCAGATCCAAAAGCATTTCAATTGGAATACACCTCCTGTCAGACTAGATGCATTTCATATGGTCATGTATGAACTCTGGCTACGCCGCCACCTGATTAGGTACTGATTTTTTCAATGAATTTACGCAGTGTTATACAAAGCAAGGAATTGTTTCTGTACATAAATGTTGATTCACCACTCTGACCCCACCTT
Protein-coding sequences here:
- the LOC108342631 gene encoding probable glycosyltransferase At5g03795 encodes the protein MSPFRERSLANFPEVRNRSRGSCGSVHLATTACIIANIIYMFVLFFCSKQLHSPLRQRAFSLDSSVYHSPEEAFRLDYEQMEEEFKVFVYPDGDPETYFHTPRKLTGKYASEGYFFKNIRESRFVTDDPRRAHLFFLPISCHKMRGRGLTNERMIDEVKKYVEYVKFKYPYWNRTLGADHFFVTCHDIGVKATKGVPHLMKNSIRVVCSSRYDDDDYIPHKDVTLPQVQLPFFHPPGGNDFKNRNTLAFWAGLSDSTLKDNLKAIWDNDTELDIQNNRIDFRSTGQVVFMERLYKSKFCLCPHGPIGSSRISDSIHFGCVPVIMSNYYDLPFNDILDWRKFSVMLKETDVYRLKDILKSISTKHFMILNQNLVKIQKHFNWNTPPVRLDAFHMVMYELWLRRHLIRY